ACAGCCCGAGCAGGAAGCCTCGACGCTCGCAGAGGAACTCCCTGAGTGGCGCCAGTCCGCGAAGTCCCACGTCGATCGCACTCTCGTGCGTCTCGAGCGTCCGCCTCGCCGTTTCGAAGTCCGCGGCCTTCCAGCCGACCCGGAACGCCAGTGCGCCGCGCAGCGCCGACTCGTCCGTGTCGAACGCCCGCAGCAGGTCGATCAGCGGCCGGCCCACCTCGGAGAAGAACGCGCCGACCACCATGTTGAGCTTGTGCATCAGCGAGTCCCGGTCGCGCAGCTCCATCATGCGCTCGATGACGAGCGTGACGAGCAGGACCGAGATCGGCACGAACGCGAGGTCGTCGACGAGGTAGCGCAGTTCCTCGTTCAGGTACGGGTCGACGCCGATGACCAGGCCGTCGCCGGCGAACAGCAGCCCGCGTGCGACGAACAGCGCCGCCGAGATCGCGAGCAGCGTGGCCGCGAACCGGATCTCCCAGGGCTTGAGCTTCATGGGCGGCGCATCCTTCCATGGGGACTCGGGCGCCACTGTACCCGAAACGGGGAATCGCGGGCGGGCAGTGGGTTGACCTCGGCGTCGCGAGGGCTATACTTCGGCTATACGAAGGAGGTGTCGGGACGATGGTCACCAAGGTCCAGAAATGGGGCAACAGTCAGGGCTTGCGACTCGGCAAGGACCTGTTGTCCGAGGCCGGGATCGGTATCGGGGACGAGGTCGAGGTGCTGTTCCGCGATGGCGAGATCATCATCACACCGGTGCATCGCGTGCGCGGCCGTCTTTCGCTCGAGGAACTGGTGCGTGAGATCCCTGCCGACTGGAAGGCCGAGGAGGTCGACTGGGGACGGCCTCGCGGCAAGGAGGTCTGGTAGATGAGCGGCCTCATCCCCGGCAAGGGGGAGTTCATCACCCTCGGATTCGATCCCGACTCCGTCGGCCACGAGCAGCACGGCCGACGGCCAGCGCTCGTCATCAGCAGGGACGCGTTCAACCGCGAGACGGGCATGTGCGTGATCTGCCCCGTGACGAATGCACG
This window of the Actinomycetota bacterium genome carries:
- a CDS encoding AbrB/MazE/SpoVT family DNA-binding domain-containing protein, coding for MVTKVQKWGNSQGLRLGKDLLSEAGIGIGDEVEVLFRDGEIIITPVHRVRGRLSLEELVREIPADWKAEEVDWGRPRGKEVW